Within Streptobacillus felis, the genomic segment AAACTTATGTTTTCTTCTGTTTCTATATCAAATATATGTGCTTTACTTGTATCAAAGTAGAATCTTTCACTTCCATGTTTGTTTGTATCACTTATTCCATCTACATTCATTCTACATGTCATTTGTAATCCTGCAAGTTTAAAGTATATGTATTCTTCATTACCCATTTGCTCTACTACTGATACTTCTCCTACTTGTGTATACGTATTTTCTTCTTTACTTGTTACTATATTTTCTGGTCTTATTCCAAATATTACCCTCTTACCTAAGTATCCTTGTACCTTCTCTGCCTTACTTGGATGTAATTCTATTAATGCTCCATTTAAATTAATAAATGTTGATTCTCCCTGTTTTACTAATTCTCCCTCTAATAAGTTCATAGTCGGTGATCCTATAAATCCTGCTACAAATTTATTCGCCGGTTTATGATATAAGTTTAATGGTGTATCTACTTGCATTATTCTTCCAAGTTTTAATACTGTTATTCTATCTCCCATAGTCATAGCTTCTACTTGATCATGTGTTACATATATCATTGTAGTCTTTAACTCTTGGTGTAATTGTGTTATTCTTACACGCATTGATACCCTTAACTTAGCATCTAAGTTTGATAACGGTTCGTCAAATAAGAATACTTTTGGTTCTCTTACTATAGCTCTTCCTAAAGCTACCCTTTGTCTTTGTCCTCCAGACATTTCTTTTGGTTTTCTATCTAGTAA encodes:
- a CDS encoding ABC transporter ATP-binding protein is translated as MAEVILKNVEKQYPNGFKAVHGINLEIKDGEFMVFVGPSGCAKSTTLRMIAGLEDITGGEIYIGETLVNDVPPKDRGIAMVFQNYALYPHMTVYENMAFGLKLKKTPKEEIDRRVKEAAEKLEITELLDRKPKEMSGGQRQRVALGRAIVREPKVFLFDEPLSNLDAKLRVSMRVRITQLHQELKTTMIYVTHDQVEAMTMGDRITVLKLGRIMQVDTPLNLYHKPANKFVAGFIGSPTMNLLEGELVKQGESTFINLNGALIELHPSKAEKVQGYLGKRVIFGIRPENIVTSKEENTYTQVGEVSVVEQMGNEEYIYFKLAGLQMTCRMNVDGISDTNKHGSERFYFDTSKAHIFDIETEENIS